From a single Streptomyces aurantiacus genomic region:
- the fxlM gene encoding methyltransferase, FxLD system encodes MTEPNTPQELRNRLVDRIVKTNVAGLYDPRVEQAMRTVPRHDFIPGASLEDAYANQAVTIKDNPNPDALPLSCASQPDVVFFMLAQLNIQPGDNILEAGAGTGYNAALMRHLAGPSGRVTTLDIHDDVAAHARHRLDNTGFTDVRVLTRDAAIGAPEYGPYDRIIATVGIWDLPATWWDQLSIGGRLVLPLRWRGLTRSVAFVREADCLRSESVATCGFLPMIGQDGEREGYVDPDRSIKLYWDADQTIQPLSLRQSLAEVKEHLLWTNVAVAPDEPLDGIWLRLSASDPATCRITVRPEAFASAGSLHRPAIPALSPALVEGDSLAYLILEPVEVQGNKRYRLGAAGYGPTGAELTERLCEELRAWDLDRTLPPSIIAYPDGTPDEKLASGHLINKPSVRLVITY; translated from the coding sequence ATGACCGAACCGAACACCCCACAGGAACTGCGCAACCGCCTGGTCGACCGCATCGTGAAGACCAACGTCGCCGGCCTCTACGACCCGCGTGTCGAACAGGCCATGCGCACCGTGCCCCGGCACGACTTCATCCCCGGCGCCTCACTGGAAGACGCCTACGCCAACCAGGCCGTCACCATCAAGGACAACCCCAACCCGGACGCCCTGCCCCTCAGCTGCGCCTCGCAGCCCGACGTCGTGTTCTTCATGCTCGCCCAGCTCAACATCCAGCCAGGCGACAACATCCTCGAAGCCGGCGCGGGCACCGGCTACAACGCAGCCCTCATGCGCCACCTCGCCGGCCCCTCCGGCCGGGTCACCACCCTCGACATCCACGACGACGTCGCCGCCCACGCCCGGCACCGGCTCGACAACACCGGCTTCACCGACGTCCGCGTCCTGACCCGCGACGCCGCGATCGGCGCCCCCGAGTACGGCCCCTACGACCGGATCATCGCCACCGTCGGAATCTGGGACCTGCCCGCCACCTGGTGGGATCAGCTCTCCATCGGCGGCCGGCTCGTTCTCCCCCTGCGCTGGCGCGGCCTGACGCGCAGTGTCGCCTTCGTCCGTGAAGCCGACTGCCTCCGCTCGGAGTCCGTCGCCACCTGCGGCTTCCTCCCGATGATCGGCCAGGACGGCGAGCGTGAGGGCTACGTCGACCCGGACCGCTCAATCAAGCTCTACTGGGACGCGGATCAGACCATTCAGCCTCTGAGCCTGCGCCAGAGCCTCGCCGAGGTGAAGGAACACCTCCTGTGGACCAACGTTGCAGTCGCCCCGGACGAACCGCTCGATGGGATCTGGCTCCGCCTGAGCGCCTCCGACCCAGCGACCTGCCGCATCACCGTCCGCCCCGAAGCCTTCGCAAGCGCCGGGAGCCTACACCGCCCCGCCATCCCCGCCCTGAGCCCCGCACTCGTCGAGGGCGACTCCCTCGCCTACCTGATCCTCGAACCCGTAGAAGTCCAAGGCAACAAGCGATACCGCCTCGGCGCGGCCGGATACGGACCCACAGGAGCCGAACTAACCGAGCGGCTGTGCGAGGAACTACGCGCATGGGACCTCGACCGCACCCTGCCCCCGTCGATCATCGCCTACCCAGACGGGACACCCGACGAGAAACTGGCCAGCGGTCACCTCATCAACAAGCCTTCCGTACGCCTCGTCATCACCTACTGA
- a CDS encoding lanthionine synthetase C family protein, with product MNRPNDEAPGWGQSLYYGAAGITLMHAATAARTDASGTQTMQPWATAMLRSPIVATEATSLYEGAPAVAYVLTFLNSPAAARRLAELDGHVRRLTAQRLDRAHARIDRAALADTSEFDLISGLTGLGVYHLRKNNKTEVRDILTYLIRLTEPITAQRQTLPGWWSTGSIRTPRPEDTGGHGNFGIAHGIAGPLALLATTARHGYTAPGHKSAITRICHWLDQWQIGLREDARWPEWISRAELRRGQSKQTNPRRPSWCYGTPGIARAQQLAGLALGDTAIQDQAGLALAGCLRNEHQLALLTDASLCHGWAGLLQVTRRAAHDEKGGQLSELLPRVQAGAVAHLKRHGMPDSPGLMEGNAGPLLIRPDRNSATPDTSWDLCLLLSG from the coding sequence ATGAACCGCCCCAACGATGAAGCTCCCGGCTGGGGACAGTCGCTGTACTACGGCGCCGCCGGCATCACACTGATGCACGCCGCGACGGCCGCCCGCACCGATGCCAGCGGCACACAGACGATGCAGCCGTGGGCCACGGCCATGCTCCGCAGCCCGATCGTGGCCACCGAAGCAACCAGCCTGTACGAGGGCGCTCCCGCCGTCGCCTACGTACTCACCTTCCTCAACAGCCCTGCCGCAGCCCGCAGACTTGCCGAACTCGACGGCCACGTACGGCGGCTGACCGCTCAGCGGCTTGACCGGGCCCACGCACGCATCGACCGCGCCGCCCTGGCCGACACAAGCGAATTCGACCTCATCAGCGGACTCACCGGCCTGGGCGTCTACCACCTCCGCAAGAACAACAAGACCGAGGTCCGCGACATCCTCACCTACCTGATCCGGCTCACCGAACCCATCACCGCCCAACGGCAGACGCTGCCCGGCTGGTGGAGCACCGGCAGCATCCGAACACCACGACCAGAAGACACTGGAGGCCACGGCAACTTCGGCATCGCCCACGGCATCGCCGGACCTCTCGCACTCCTGGCAACCACCGCCCGGCACGGCTACACGGCGCCCGGCCACAAGAGCGCCATCACCCGGATCTGCCACTGGCTCGACCAGTGGCAGATCGGCCTTCGCGAAGATGCGCGCTGGCCGGAGTGGATCAGCAGGGCCGAGCTCCGCCGCGGCCAGAGCAAGCAGACAAACCCCCGGCGCCCCTCGTGGTGCTACGGCACTCCCGGGATCGCACGCGCCCAACAACTCGCCGGACTCGCCCTCGGCGACACCGCCATCCAGGACCAGGCAGGGCTGGCACTGGCCGGATGCCTCCGCAACGAACACCAGCTCGCCCTGCTCACCGATGCCTCCCTCTGCCACGGGTGGGCCGGACTCCTACAGGTCACACGACGCGCAGCCCACGATGAGAAAGGAGGCCAGCTCTCAGAGCTTCTCCCCCGCGTACAGGCCGGCGCCGTCGCGCATCTCAAGCGCCACGGAATGCCCGACAGCCCCGGCCTCATGGAGGGAAACGCCGGACCGCTATTGATCCGGCCCGACCGTAACTCAGCCACGCCCGACACCAGTTGGGACCTCTGCCTGCTGTTGAGCGGCTGA
- a CDS encoding thiopeptide-type bacteriocin biosynthesis protein, producing the protein MSWARPTTPKRADQHDDLISNHLAVLAGQLPGTPAWWFVRYRSPHDADHIRMRIQVAGPAQRGAYTAAVGAWGTVLRQAGLISDLSLNTYSPEIGRYGSGPALSGAEAVFVADSYFAAAALTGSGLTGVNGQALVATGLVDIARNLLGPDNGLRWLAERTVQAPAAARTVTDQAVALVRAETPAARGWQTALTTAWHHRAGALAMYRERYGAMDMNAVLESLLHMHHNRLRGVNRDDEKACRRIARQAALSCLAWTGTDS; encoded by the coding sequence ATGTCCTGGGCGAGGCCTACGACGCCCAAGCGAGCCGATCAACACGACGACCTGATCTCCAACCACCTGGCAGTCCTGGCCGGCCAACTTCCCGGGACCCCCGCGTGGTGGTTCGTGCGCTACCGCAGCCCTCACGACGCGGACCACATCCGGATGCGGATCCAGGTTGCGGGCCCGGCCCAGCGCGGCGCTTACACGGCCGCCGTCGGCGCCTGGGGCACGGTGCTGCGCCAGGCTGGTCTGATCAGCGACCTCAGCTTGAACACCTACTCACCGGAGATCGGCCGCTATGGTTCCGGCCCCGCGCTGTCCGGCGCCGAGGCGGTGTTCGTCGCCGATTCGTATTTCGCCGCGGCAGCCCTCACCGGCTCCGGGCTGACCGGCGTGAACGGCCAGGCGCTCGTGGCCACGGGCCTGGTCGACATCGCCCGCAACCTCCTCGGGCCGGACAACGGGCTGCGCTGGCTGGCCGAGCGCACCGTGCAGGCCCCCGCCGCAGCGCGCACGGTGACCGATCAGGCCGTCGCGCTGGTCCGCGCGGAAACGCCCGCTGCCCGCGGCTGGCAGACGGCGCTCACCACTGCCTGGCACCACCGCGCCGGCGCCCTGGCCATGTACCGCGAACGCTACGGCGCTATGGACATGAACGCAGTTCTGGAGTCCCTGCTGCACATGCACCACAACCGACTGCGCGGGGTCAATCGCGACGACGAGAAAGCGTGCCGCCGCATCGCCCGACAGGCAGCCCTCTCCTGCCTCGCCTGGACGGGGACAGACAGCTGA
- a CDS encoding HsdM family class I SAM-dependent methyltransferase, whose protein sequence is MLGPSVLCRANSPDHVGATVQVVACRPRLAHKGIATWTDAALFVGVNESVAHSDQCRLLGRSARADFVTGSIDKQVNFLQHVMSLTARPGRAAIVVPDNILFATGAAETVRRHLLEHFDVHTVLRLPAGIFYSGGVRANVVFFDRPSHRTDDRPRTAKVWVYDLRSGRQFAPDHAPLLRTDLDDFVSAYLPGRPRTDRVETDHFRCFDVQDVLDQDQARLDLTWSPEPTGVGRPAPPEEIARDVVHDLRMALKEFEELAAELRDETD, encoded by the coding sequence GTGCTCGGCCCGTCGGTGCTGTGCCGCGCCAACTCCCCTGACCATGTCGGCGCGACGGTCCAAGTCGTAGCATGCCGCCCGCGCCTGGCGCACAAGGGAATCGCAACGTGGACCGATGCAGCCCTCTTCGTCGGCGTGAACGAGAGCGTCGCCCACAGTGATCAGTGCCGGCTGCTCGGCAGAAGCGCGCGAGCAGACTTCGTGACCGGATCGATCGACAAGCAGGTCAACTTCCTGCAACACGTCATGTCGCTGACAGCGAGGCCGGGGCGTGCAGCCATCGTCGTACCGGACAACATTCTCTTCGCCACGGGCGCAGCCGAGACGGTGCGACGGCATCTGCTCGAGCACTTCGACGTCCATACCGTGCTCAGGCTGCCTGCCGGGATCTTTTACAGTGGCGGGGTCAGGGCGAATGTCGTTTTCTTCGACCGACCGTCACACCGCACGGACGACCGCCCCCGAACCGCCAAGGTCTGGGTCTACGACCTGCGCTCGGGCCGGCAGTTCGCACCTGACCACGCCCCACTTCTCCGGACTGACCTGGACGATTTCGTTTCTGCGTATCTGCCGGGCCGACCGCGTACGGACCGGGTGGAGACGGACCACTTTCGATGCTTCGACGTCCAGGATGTGCTGGACCAGGACCAGGCACGCTTGGACCTCACGTGGTCCCCGGAGCCGACCGGCGTTGGTCGGCCGGCGCCTCCCGAGGAGATTGCCCGGGACGTGGTACATGATCTGCGCATGGCCCTCAAAGAGTTCGAAGAGCTCGCCGCGGAGTTGCGCGACGAAACCGACTGA
- a CDS encoding DNA/RNA helicase domain-containing protein: MRDRDRLIPKIVACYEAAHPQGKQPSASDKDSWRESVYELATALSDLGLGQVYVFVEYRVHPSMNPIDVVLAGGHPDGGLSFAAIELKQWSEAERPDPSKAKDGLCAQCRSAVTASLCDDCAVERVFAPFYGRHKKHPAIQVQDNLDALRRHHSMFDDRYVHLVGAAYLHNLKDPQSQWISRVRPAAGISTFTARQPADLRKFLKSHFSPTPDATAAQELLARRRSTSLLTSEAGAIVNGYTKFSLLEKQREAVDGIMAAVRTPSPGAKKVYVVSGRAGTGKSLVALTVLGQALNEGADARFVSGGVASRENFKRGVRGKGKAFTTLNQAADKLGPNELDLLLCDEAHRLTERPMTGSFSMRPGESSVSVIVSRAKVPVFFIDGDQRLFAEEIWSERELIDAIHELRAEVVPIHLDRALRAVGSSTYDTWVQRLVLGDPLLWNPDAGEDREPFELYYTDSAARMEKFLQSKLDAGLSARMSAGMCWKWTDDTGTAPDVAPEEGWARPWNAGDNHRTPGVPKRRFWATDPGGFGQIGCVHTAQGLEYEWGGVIMGPDLTWTSDSWALNRQHVHSKASRVRSDDELAERVRNAYGVLMTRSIRGTVLYSVDPATRQLFADLGVPKI, encoded by the coding sequence GTGCGGGACCGGGACCGGCTCATACCCAAGATTGTGGCCTGCTACGAGGCCGCGCACCCTCAGGGGAAGCAGCCCTCAGCGAGCGACAAGGATTCGTGGCGGGAAAGCGTCTACGAGTTGGCCACGGCGTTGTCGGATCTCGGGCTCGGGCAGGTGTACGTCTTCGTGGAGTACCGCGTCCATCCGAGTATGAACCCGATCGACGTGGTGCTCGCCGGTGGTCATCCGGACGGTGGGCTCAGCTTTGCCGCAATCGAACTGAAGCAGTGGAGCGAGGCCGAACGTCCCGATCCATCCAAGGCGAAGGACGGGCTATGCGCCCAGTGCAGGAGCGCCGTCACGGCGTCGCTGTGCGACGACTGTGCCGTGGAGAGAGTCTTTGCGCCCTTCTACGGTCGCCACAAGAAGCACCCTGCCATACAGGTCCAAGACAACTTGGACGCACTCAGGCGCCATCACAGCATGTTCGACGACCGGTACGTACACCTTGTCGGGGCCGCATACCTGCACAACCTCAAGGACCCACAGTCCCAGTGGATCAGCAGGGTCCGGCCGGCTGCAGGCATTTCGACGTTCACTGCCCGCCAGCCGGCGGACCTTCGCAAGTTCCTGAAAAGCCACTTCAGCCCTACGCCGGACGCAACAGCGGCGCAGGAGCTCTTGGCCAGGCGCCGCTCGACTTCGCTGCTGACGTCCGAAGCAGGGGCGATCGTCAACGGCTACACGAAGTTCAGCTTGCTGGAGAAGCAGCGCGAAGCAGTCGATGGCATCATGGCCGCGGTCCGGACCCCGTCACCCGGCGCGAAGAAGGTGTATGTCGTCAGCGGCCGGGCAGGCACGGGGAAGTCGCTGGTGGCACTGACTGTGCTGGGCCAAGCCCTCAACGAGGGCGCCGACGCCCGCTTCGTGTCAGGGGGCGTGGCCTCGCGGGAGAACTTCAAACGCGGCGTCCGGGGCAAAGGCAAGGCCTTTACGACCTTGAACCAGGCGGCGGACAAGCTGGGCCCCAACGAACTTGACCTTTTGCTGTGCGATGAAGCGCACCGGCTTACCGAACGCCCGATGACGGGCTCGTTCTCCATGCGGCCCGGCGAATCCTCGGTGTCTGTGATCGTGAGCCGTGCCAAGGTTCCCGTCTTCTTCATCGACGGCGACCAGCGACTGTTCGCGGAGGAGATCTGGTCCGAGAGGGAACTCATCGACGCGATCCATGAGTTGAGGGCGGAGGTGGTGCCGATTCATCTCGATCGCGCCCTGCGCGCGGTCGGAAGTTCCACCTACGACACTTGGGTTCAGCGTCTCGTTCTCGGCGATCCCCTGCTGTGGAACCCCGATGCAGGAGAGGACCGGGAACCGTTCGAGCTGTACTACACCGATAGCGCTGCTCGTATGGAAAAGTTCCTGCAGTCGAAGCTGGATGCGGGGTTGAGTGCCCGGATGTCTGCCGGGATGTGCTGGAAGTGGACCGATGACACGGGCACTGCCCCGGATGTCGCGCCGGAGGAGGGCTGGGCAAGGCCATGGAATGCCGGCGACAACCACAGGACGCCCGGTGTGCCCAAGCGCCGGTTCTGGGCCACGGACCCGGGGGGCTTCGGACAGATCGGCTGTGTCCACACGGCACAAGGCCTCGAGTACGAGTGGGGCGGCGTCATCATGGGACCCGATCTCACCTGGACTTCAGACTCCTGGGCTTTGAACCGCCAGCATGTGCACAGCAAGGCCAGCCGGGTCCGCTCCGACGACGAGTTGGCGGAGCGGGTCCGCAACGCGTACGGGGTTCTCATGACCCGCTCCATTCGCGGCACCGTGCTGTACTCAGTAGATCCGGCCACCCGTCAGCTCTTCGCTGATCTGGGCGTTCCCAAGATCTGA
- a CDS encoding IS3 family transposase — MDAEKASEGNPAGQSIAFLCRVLGVPRSTYYAHKASRPARTVRERAEEVLVGEIRVFHAGSRGAYGAPRIHAALRRAGRVVNSKKVERLMRRHRIVGITRRRRRGLTRQAKRAVFALDLIGRDFTAPRPGMRLVGDMTELSTLEGKLYLATCIDLATREVVGWAVADHHRAELPVNALRMAAGRGGLEHGCIMHTDRGSEYTSDEFRTEIRKLRMEQSMGRVGSCYDNAAAESWFALLKAEIGTTMWETREAARADVFRYVEVEYNRSRLRGHPDYGYVTPLETRSLLRQSLVPAA, encoded by the coding sequence ATCGATGCGGAGAAGGCATCGGAGGGTAATCCTGCAGGTCAAAGCATTGCGTTTCTGTGCCGTGTGCTGGGAGTGCCCCGTTCCACCTACTACGCGCACAAGGCGTCACGGCCGGCCCGGACGGTGCGGGAGCGGGCCGAGGAGGTACTGGTGGGCGAGATCCGGGTGTTTCACGCCGGATCTCGCGGTGCCTACGGGGCCCCGCGGATCCACGCCGCCCTGCGGCGGGCCGGGCGGGTGGTGAACTCCAAGAAGGTCGAGCGGTTGATGCGCAGGCACCGGATCGTCGGGATCACCCGCCGCCGGCGGCGGGGCCTGACCCGGCAGGCGAAGCGGGCGGTGTTCGCGCTCGACCTGATCGGCCGGGACTTCACCGCGCCCCGGCCCGGGATGCGGCTCGTCGGCGACATGACTGAACTCAGCACGCTGGAAGGGAAGTTGTATCTGGCGACCTGTATCGATCTCGCGACGCGGGAGGTGGTCGGCTGGGCGGTGGCCGACCACCACCGCGCCGAGCTGCCGGTCAATGCCCTGCGGATGGCGGCCGGGCGTGGCGGCCTGGAACACGGTTGCATCATGCATACGGATCGCGGCAGCGAGTACACGAGTGACGAATTCCGCACAGAAATACGCAAGTTGCGCATGGAGCAGTCGATGGGGCGCGTCGGCTCTTGTTACGATAATGCCGCCGCGGAGAGCTGGTTCGCCCTCCTGAAAGCGGAGATCGGGACGACCATGTGGGAGACCCGCGAGGCCGCCCGGGCCGACGTTTTCCGCTACGTCGAGGTCGAGTACAACCGCAGTCGGCTCCGTGGGCACCCCGACTACGGGTACGTCACCCCGCTCGAAACGAGATCCTTGCTCAGGCAGAGCCTCGTCCCGGCAGCGTAA
- a CDS encoding transposase produces MSKRYTAEFKRDAVALALSSEKTVTEVARDLGVSPEGLRGWVKQAKADRGEGPAGALTTAEREELVRLRRKVREQEATIEVLGKATAFFAQDKMR; encoded by the coding sequence ATGAGCAAGCGGTACACGGCCGAGTTCAAGCGGGACGCGGTCGCCCTGGCGTTGTCCTCGGAGAAGACGGTCACTGAGGTCGCGCGGGATCTGGGCGTGAGTCCGGAAGGGCTGCGCGGGTGGGTGAAGCAGGCGAAGGCCGACCGCGGTGAGGGGCCCGCCGGGGCTTTGACCACTGCGGAGCGTGAGGAGTTGGTCCGGCTGCGGCGGAAGGTTCGCGAGCAGGAGGCCACGATCGAGGTTCTGGGAAAAGCGACCGCCTTCTTCGCTCAGGACAAGATGAGGTAG